Part of the Phycisphaerae bacterium RAS1 genome, CCGGACCGGCGTCGCGCAGCACGACGACGGACGATTGAGCGAGGAGCGGGGCGACTCGGGCACAGACGCGGGCGACGTCCGTCTCGTCCAACTCCAGCGTGTACCACATGCGGAGCGGCTGCGGCGACTTGCGGCTCGCGTGCGGGTGAACGCAGACCAGCGGACATCCCTGCGGCAGCGCCGCCCGAAGCTGGCCGACAAGCGCTTGTAGCGTCGGACCGCCGAGTCCGGCGCCGCCGCCATCGTCGCGCGTCGCGCCAGAACGCGAAGCGCCAGCGAGCGCCGGGAGCGAAGCGCTTCCCGACTCCAGCCGCATCGCCTCTCCGGGCGCTCGCTCGCCCGTCGCGTTCGGATCGTGCGGCGCGGGCGGCTCAAGCTCGACGATCGCCAGTTCACACGACGACGACACGCCGACCGGCCGCGGCAAGGGCAGGACGATCCGCGGACGCGGATTGAAGCCCTGTGAAAACGCCACGGGCCAGCGCGCCCGAACCAGCGCTCGCGCCAGCATCCGCAGCTCGTCGTGATGCGAGATGTAGCGCAGATCGCCCAACATTCCGAACGTGACGGCGACCGATGGCCGAGATGGAACGGGCTGGAGGCCCATGCCACATGTATCCAACTCCGGGCTCGCCATCATTCCGCCGCTCCCGGATCCAGCTCCCGCACCGCGTCCTTCAGGAAATTCAGCACCTGCCGTTCCGTGCCGAAGCTCATCGCCTTGCGCGCGATCTGTCGGCAGCGCTCGATGGTCGTCGAGCGGATGACCTTCTTGATCTCCGGAATGTCCTTGGCCGACATCGACAGCCGCCGCAGACCCATGCCGATCAGGGGCTGTACGTACAGCGGCGAGCCGCCCATCTCTCCGCAGAGATTCACGTCGACGTTGGCGCGCCGGCCGGCGCGGCACACGTCGCGAATGAGCTTCAGCACGGCCGGGTTGTGCGGCGAGTACAAATGCGCCACGCGTTCGTTAGCCCGGTCCACGGCCAGCGTGTACTGCGTCAGATCGTTGGTTCCGATGCTCAGGAACGACACGTCTTCCGTAAAACGCGACGCCAGCAGGGCGGCCGAGGGGGTCTCGACCATCATGCCAATGGGCACGTCGCGGCGGAAGGGGAGTCCCTCCTCTTCCAGGTCTTCCATGGCATCGGCAAGGGCCGCCTTCGCCTGGCGCAGTTCGATCAGGTTCGAGATCATCGGGAACATGATGCGCACGTCTCCTTCGGCCGAGGCGCGCAGGATGGCCCGCAGATGCGTCTTGAACATGTCCAGGTGCGTCAGGCAATAGCGCAGCGAGCGCAACCCCAGCACCGGGTTGTGGTCCGCCGTGGCGGCCATGGAGTCCATCATCTTGTCGGCCCCCAGGTCGATCGTGCGGACGACGAACGGCCGCCCGCCGACCGCCTGGATCGCCTTGCGAAGCGTCTCGTACTGCTGCTCTTCGGTCGGCGGCTTCTTGCTGGCCAGGAACATGAACTCCGTGCGATACAGTCCGACGCCTTCCGCGCCGGAATTCATCGCCGACCCGGCTTCTTCCGCAATTTCGATATTGGCCCACAGGGCGATCGGAACGTTGTCCTGCGTCATCGATGGCAGGTAGCGGATTTCCTCGAGCGCCAGCTCGATCCGCTCATATTCCTTCTGCTGCACCGAGTAACGCTGGGTGGTCTCGACGTCCGGCTTGACCACCACGATGCCGTGCGTGCCGTCGACGATGATCGTGTCGCCGCCGGAGATGTCGGCGGTAATGTCGTTCAGGGCCAGCACCGCCGGAATGCCCAGTTGCCGCGCGATGATCGCCAGGTGCGACGTCTGCCCGCCGACGTTGGCCGCAAAGCCGAGAACGTGCTGGCGGTCGAGCGACACCGCCTGCGACGGCGTGATGTCGTTGGCGATGATGATGACCGGCTCAGTCAGGCGGGTGATGTCCTCGCGCTGCCGGCCGAGGATGTTTCGCAGGACGCGCTTCTCGATGTCGTACAGATCGCGAACACGGTCGCGCAGGTAGGCGTCGCGCACCGCCAGCAGCTCCTTTTGCCGCTGGCGCATCTCCTCCGCGTAGGCGTACGCGGCGGTGTAGGAGTTCTTTTCGATGGACTGCACCACGCGCGCCCGCAGCGAGGGGTCGGCGATGAGCGTCTCATGAAACGCGAAGATGAGCGCGGTTTGCTCCCCCAGTTTGCGCGCAGCCGCCTGGCGCAGCTCGTTCACTTCCTGACGCGAGGCGGACAAGGCCTCGTCGAGCAGGACGACTTGCTGCGGGACGGTGGAAGCGTCGATCGTGCGGCGCGGGATGCGATACTCTTCCGTATCGAAAACCAGCGCCGGGCCGATCGCCACCCCAGGCGATGCGTTTATGCCTTTCTTGGTGATCATCTAACCGCGATCATCGCGGCGGCGCGCCGCACATGCGGACGCGCGTCAAGTTTCGTTTCAGGCTTCGCCGAAGCCCGTTTCAAAAAGCTTCGCCAGGGCCTCCGCGGCGGCGGCTTCGTCGGGGCCGTCCGTCAGAATCACGACGCGCGTCGCCTGCGTCGCCACGAGCATCAGCAGCTCCATCGGGCTGCGCCCGTCGGCTTCACGGTCGTTGCAGCGCACCGCCACGCGCGAGGTGAAGCGCGAGGCCGTGTCCACGAACTGCATGATCGGCCTGAAATGCAGGCCTTCGCGGTTCTTGACGACAATCTCGCGCTCGATCGCCACACGAAAAATCCATCGCTGCCTCGGGGCGCACAGGCCTCTGCCCGTCGCTTCGGCGCTCGCCCGCCGCCCGGGCGAAACCGCGCGCACGCCCCGTCTTCTGTCACGCCCGGCGTCACAGCGACGCCGTCGATTCGTCCGCTTCCTTCAGCAGGTCCAGGATCTTCGCCGGCTGGTCCGACTGCCGTAGGAACTTGCGGAACCGTTCCTGCAGCAGGTGGCGGTAGACCAGGTCCATCGCCCGCAGGTGTTCCTCCGGCTTCTCATCCGGACTCAGGATCAGAAATACGCCGAACACCGGCTCACCGTCGAGCGCGGCAAAGTCGATCCCGCGGCTGCTGCGCCCGACCGCGACCACGACCGCCGACAGCCCGGCCACCTTCGCATGCGGCACGGCCACGCCCTTGCCGAACGCCGTCGTGCCTCGGGAGCGCTCACGGGTGACGATCGTCTTCACGACCGTATCGACCCAGTCGTCCCGAATCGCCCCGCAACTCCCAAGGATCGCCACCAACTCGCGAATCACGCCGTTGCGATTCGTCGATTCGAGTTCGGCGATTATCGCCTCCGGCCGAACCAAGTCGAGCAGCTTCATGTCGCGCTCCGCTGCACGAATGGTCCCTCAGGATTCTCCGCCGCGCTCATCGGCCTGCGGAGGGTGCTTGCGGTTGCGCAAACGCTCTTTGTGCCGGCTGATCTGGCGCTCGATTTTGTCGATCACCAGATCAACAGCGGCATAGACGTCGGCGTGCTCTTCGCTGGCGACAAAGGGCATGGTGCCGTCGGCGTGGACGATCATCTCCGCGGAGTGAGTGCCCTGGTGGCCATCCAAAACGACGTCGACGGCCTGCACCCGATCGTAGAACCTGGACAGCTTCTCGGCCTTTTCCCGGCAGAAATCCCGCAGCCCGTCGCTGATGCCCATATGTCTGCCGGAAACGGTCACCCGCATCAAACGAAGTCCTCCTGCACCGCGACGGCGCTTGCCGGCCGCGTCCATACGGCCGACGCGGGGCCGGGCAGCCGGCAGCCGCGAGCGCATGGGACTTTACGGAAAGGTCGTGAGTACGTCAATACGCGGCGGCGGAGCGGTACTGGTCAAGTTTGACTCCCGGTGCGGGGAGCATCAGCGTCCCGCCGGTGCGAGTGCAGAATCGCACCGGCGGGACGCCGATGCTCCCCGCAAACTTGACCAGCACCGGCGGAGCGGCCTCGCGTCGCCGCTGGCGGCGCCTGGGGCGCGCCGCGGGTCCGAGAAACCGCGCGGCGCTCGAATATCGCGGCGCGACTCAACATTCGTTTCGCTATGATTGATGTTCGCAGTTTTCGCCGCAAGTATGCCACCGGCTGCCAGGGTACGGAGCATCGGCCCGCGCCGGTTCGTGCCGCTTGAATTATCAGTTCCGCGGACGCGTTTGTCATTCGGGCATACGCGTCAGTGTTGTGCGCTGCCCGTCTCGCTGGTGCGCCGGCGGTCGCGGCGCGCGGCGCGCAGCCGGGCCCGACGGTTTGTCGGAGCGGAGAGGAGTCTATCATGATCGCCCGTGCATCGCGCGTGTTCGCCGGTTTGGCTGTTCTCGTCGGAATGAGCTCGGCGACGATGGCGGGCGCACCGCCGCTATTGCCGGCCGCAGATTACGCCGAACAGGTTCGCGCCAACCGCTGCGCCTTCTCGACACTAACCGGCGTTTCGCCGGCCGACTCCGCCGCCGTCCTGGCCGACCTGCTGGATGGCGATCCGCGCACCGGCATTCGGTTCGCCGCCGGGCAGCGCGAATCGCTGGAGCTTCGCTTCGTCGGGGCGTGGCGCTGGCTCAGCAGCGTCCGTGTGACCTGCGACGCGACGCTTCGCGTCGCATGGCTCGATCTGAACGGCGCCTGGCAGGAAGTCGGTGTCGCAGCTCCCGACGCCGGCGGCCGTCTGCAATTTCCCTCCGCCCGCGCGATGGGGCTTCGGTTCTCACTGACCGGCGCGGAGGCGATGCTCGCAGATATTCACGCCGGCTATGAGATCGATGATCCGGAACGCTTCGGCGGCAGCCAGACCTACAACGCCTTCGCGGAAGGCAATGACTATGGTGTGGAGCTCTATTACGCCGCCGATGACGCTTTTACGTTCGGCGATGAGATGAACGGGGTCGGCACGTGGGCGGCGGAGTGGTACACCGAGGAGGAAACGGACGTCGATCACTTCAAACGCACCGACCTGGGCGGCCGCAATTCGGAGTTTGCGGACGCCTGCGACATCGCCTGGGCGGTGGGCTTTACCGAGCCGGTCGACGACGAGTTCTACGCTCGACGCCTGCGCGGGATGTCCATGGGTCTCGGAGCGGCCGGCGACGACAACGAGCTGACGCCCGGCGATTCACACGCGGCGCTGGGAGACAACGACCTCGAATGGCTGATTCTCAACTGCTCGACGATCTTCAAGAATGAGGCCAATCTCGACGCCTGGCGCGAGACCATGGACCGGCTGCACCTTCTCTGCGGCTGGAAGTCCGCCAAGCACGACGTGATCATGAGCGACGAATTCGTCCGCAAGGTCAACGGCTGGCTGGTCTTTGACCCGCCCCGCACGATCAAGCACGCCTGGTTCGACGCGGTCGACGCCACGCACGGACACGGATTCTCTTACGGCGTCGTTTCAGAGAGCAGCACCGTCGCTGACGATTACCTCCTGGGCGAAGGCGACGTCGGGAACGATCCGACCGCGGACGACATCTACACGTATTACTACATCGACGAAACGGGATCGCAGGCGGCCCCCCGCGCGGCCGCTGCGCCGGTTGAAATGACGCGCATCGACGCCGGCCGGCCGGGGTGGAAGATCGACGTGCCGACCGAGTTGCTCCGCGGCGGCGGCCTCCCGACGCAGATGCCGGTCTTTGTCGTACAGCCGGTCATGGTCGACCAGATGGATGTCGAAGCACTGGCGGATCGCGTTTGCGAGACCGCCGGGCGATTCTGTAACGCCATGGTCGGCCCGGACGAGGCGATGACCGAGCTGACCGCGACCGACGGCGCCTGGGAAATCCGCGTCTGCACGGCGACCGGCGCGCCGCACATCGAGGCGACCGACCGCTGGCTGCAGCACCACATGACCGCGCCGATGCTGCCCACCTCCAACGACGCGATGATGATGGCCGATCAACTGCTCGACGCATGGGAAATCCGCCCCAGCGGCGCCATGTTCGCCGGCTTCGACGTCTCCGGTCAGCGCGAACGGAAGATGGTCAACGGAGTGTGGGACGACGTCCCCGGCCTGCATTTCCCCACCGCCCTGCGCGTCCTCTATCGCCGCTTTCTCGGCTCCTATCCCGTCGGCGGGCCGGGCGGCTCAATGTCCGTGGTCTTCGGCGACGGTGGGCGTTTCGAGCGCATCTACCGCGGCGCCTGGCGGCCCGTCGCGCTCGGGCCGACCGCCGATCTTCTGCCGCTTCAGACCGTCCTCGACGCCCTCGCCGAGCGCGGCGCGGCGATGGTCATCAATGGCGTGGCCGTCCGCGTGCAGGGGATTCAGATCAACAGCGTCGACGCCGGCTACTGGGAAAAGGGCCGCAACGAGATGCAAAGCGTGCTCCGGCCCGTCTACAGGCTGGACACGACCATCACCGATTCGCCGCCGGGCATGATGCCGCCGGAAACGACGGACTACATCATGGCCGTCTACGCCGACGCGCTGCCGCCGACGATCATGATTCAGGGGTTTGAAGACGGCCTGTGCGTCGCGCCCGACACGCAGGTGTGTCTGACCGCGATGGTCTCCGGCGGCCAGCCGCCCTATGAGATCATGTGGGACGACGCCCGTGACGGCCCGCTGGGGACCGGTTCGATGGTCTGCCACACGCTGACCATTGCGGCCCATCCGCTGCAATATCTCAACAACCACACGCTGCGGGCGACGGTTCGCGATGCCCGCGGCAGCATGGCTCGTGCGGCGATCAACGCCTGCGTCGTGCAGCGCGGCGACATGAACTGCGACGGCGCCGCCGACGTGCTCGATATCAACGCGTTCGTCCTGGCGCTGCTGGACCCGATGGCCTACGCGGCGCAGTTCCCGAACTGCGACGTCCGCAACGGCGACGTGGACGGCGACGGCATGGCTAACGTGCTCGACATCAACCCGTTTGTCGCGCTGCTGCTGGGCGGCTGAACCGGCGCGTCGGCGCGCCGGCCGGCACACCTGCCGGTGGGGCGGTGCCCCGCCGCCAGAATCTGGTATCATGGATTCACCTATCGAGCCGGAGGCCTTGGCGACCGCCGCTTTGAATCGAGTCGTTTCGCCCCACCCGGAGACACCCATCATGCAGACGCTGCCCGTTCGGCGTGCACTTTTCCCGCTGGCCGCTCTTGTGATACTCGCTCTTGCCGCCGTCGCGCGGGCTGACGACGACATCAAGTCGGGCATCGCCGCCGCCGGCGACGCCAAGAAGCACGACAGCGATGTCGTCATCGTTCTGGATGAAACGCACGTCACCGTCCGCCCGAACGGCATCGGTGAAGCCCGTACCCGCCGCGTCGCGAAGGTGCTGCGCGACCGGGGCGCCCGCGGCGAGGCGGTGCAGCGGTTTGAGTTCGATCCAAAGACCAACGAGCTGACGCTGAACGCCGCCCGCGTCTACCGCGCCGACGGAAAGGTCGAAGAGCTTGCCGTCCACGACGCTGTCGAGCAGCCGGCCGCTGACCGCACCATTTTCTGGGGCAGCCGCCAACGGCTGCTCTCCGTCGGCCGGCTCGAAGTCGGCGACGCGATCGAGACGATCGTCACCAAGACGGGGTTCAATGTGGCGTATCTTGAGGAGGGGAACGGGGAACAGGGAACTGGGAACAGCGACGCCGCTACGGCGCTTGAGCCGCCGATGCCGGGGCACTGGTATGACGAAGTGACCTGGTCGGCGGGCGTCCCGATCGTCGAGAAGCGCTACGTCGTCCGCATGCCGAAGGACAAGCGCCTTCAATACGAGATCTACAACGGCTCGCTCCGCGTGGCGGTCGCGCTGGATGGCGAGCACATGGTCTACACCTTCGAGAAACGCGACATCCCCGCCTGGAAGGGCGAGCCCAAGTCCACCGCCCGCAGCGACATCGACACCAAGCTTGTTCTCGCGACGCTGCCCGACTGGGAGAGCAAGTCGCGCTGGTTCCACGAGAAGAACGAAGCCGGCTTCGCCGTGGACGACGCCATTCGCGCCAAAGTCGCCGAGATCATCAAGTCCTGCAAGTCAGACGAGGAGAAGTACACCGCGCTGAATCACTGGGTGGCTGAGAACATCCGCTACATCGGAACCAGCCGCGGCGCGTGCGAAGGCTACACCACCCACCCGGCCATCGAGACCTTCCACGACCGCGGCGGCGTCTGCAAGGACAAGGCCGGCCTGCTGGTCGCGATGCTGCGCGTCGCCGGCTTCGATTCCTACATCGTCATGACGCAGGCCGGCTCGGCGGTCGCGCCCGTGCCCGCGGATCAGTTCAACCACGCCGTCACCTCCATCCGCAATACGGACGGCTCCTTCACGATGCTCGATCCGACCTGGATGCCCAAGAGCCGCGACAACTGGTCCACCGCTGAGTCGCTTCAGAACATCGTCTACGGCACGCCCGAGGGCATCGGCCTCAGCATCACGCCCGCCAGCGGGCCGGAGCAGAATGTCGTGAAATACGAGTCGAGCTGCGCGGCGCTGCCCGATGGCCGGCTCGAGGGACGCGTGCGCCTGACGGCGACCGGAACGCCGGAGACGCAGCTTCGCCGGCGCCTGGCGGGGCGCGTGCCGGATGAGCGGCGACAGGTGATCGAAGAGGGCTTCACGCGACTGGCCGCGAGTGTGCGTCTGGCGAATCTGCGGGTGATGGACCCGGTGGATTTCTCCAGGCCGTTCGAGCTCGAAAGCGAATTCACGGCGGATGGGTATGTCGTCGGCGGCGGGGCGAAGGCGTACCTCAAGCTGCCGATGATGCAGCGCGTGCTGGCGGACGTGCTTTGCGGCGACTGGGAGGGCACGACCACGCTCGAGCAGCGCAAGCAGCCGCTGCGCATGCGGGCCACGCGACGGCTCGAGATTCGAGAGACCGTGAAACTACCCGAGGGATGGAAAGCGATTGAGCTGCCCAAGGCCCGCACGCTCGACGGCCCGTCGGCGTCTCTAGCGTTCACGATCGAGCGGACCAATGGCTCGATCGAGTACCGCTGCGACGTGGACGTGAAGAAGCACATCGTGCCGCCGGCGGAATACGCGAACTTCCGCGAGGTGATGCAGGCGCTGGACGAGATCGCCGGCCGAGCGGTGGTGTGCGAACGGGAGGTAGCCAGTGCGCAGCGCTAGAAAGACTGTACGGTGGGTTGAGCGCAGCGAAACCCACCACCGCCCCGCCAACCTCCGCCGACTCTTGCTATGCCTGTCCCTCCTCGCGATCGCCGCGACCGCCCGAGCCTCCGACGCCCCCGAAGCCGTCATCGAGAAGTGGGAGCAGCGCTGGTCCTTCGCGCGCGACGGCGGGATGACGTATCAGGAGATCAAGCACGTCCGGCTGAATCACGAACGCGCCAACGGCGAGTTCGCCGATCCCAAGATCGCGTTCAACAAAGACCTCGACACCGTCGAGGTGAAAGTCGCCCGCACAAGACTGCCGGACGGAAAATACATCGACGTCCCGGCCTATTCGCGAAACGAGGTTGCGCTGCCCGGCGCTGCCGGCTGGCCGGCCTTCGCCGGCCTTCGCCAGCTCGTGCTCACCATGAGCGGCATTCAGGCCGGCTGCGTGGTCGAGCTCGAGTACCAGGTGACACGCAAGCCCGGCGGATTCGCGCCGGAACTGGGCCATGAGCTGCGCCTGGATCACCGCTATCCCATCACCGCGCGAACAATCGAGATCGTCGCGGCCGAGCGCGTCCCGCTGCAATGGACCATCGCCGGTCCGCCGCCGCTGGGCGGGACCCAGCCGGAGCGGAAGGCCGACGAAGGCATGCAGCGCCTGTCCTGGCGCCTGCGCGACATCCCCGCCGGCGTTGACGAGTCGCAGGCCCCGCCCTGGCAGACCCGCTGCCCGCGGCTGGTGTTCAGCACGCAGAGCAGCGGCGACGAAGCGATCCGGCGTCGCCTTGAGAGCATCCAGGCTGCCGCCAACGGCGCGGATGAATCGATCAAGACGGCGGCGGCAAAGTGGACCGCGGATGCCGGCGCGGCCGGCGACAAGCTCAGCGCGATCCAGGAGAAGCTGGCGGCGACATTTTCCGTCGTGGATTTCGACGCCCGCCTGCAACCGGCCGGCCTGCGCCCGGCCAGCGAGCTGCTGCGGGCGAATTATGGCACCAGCGCCGAGGCGACGGCCCTGCTCCTCGCGCTGGCGAAAGCCGTGGAAGCGACGGCCGACGCGGCCATCGTCCTCAATCTGGAAACATCGCTCTCGGAAGACGGCGTGCTCGTCGGGCCAAGCGCGTATGCCGTCTGCCTCGGCGAGCGCGGCGCGTGGGATGCATCCAGCGGCCGCATCGGGCGCGCGGCGCGCTGGGTCGGGTCGGAGCTGGCCGTGCGATCAAGCGACGGCGTTTCTCGCACCGCGATCGCCGAGTGGGAGTCAGCCGATGAGAGCCGCGCCGCCTGCCGCGGGAAGCTAATTCTGGCCGCCGACGGCGCCGTGGCCGGCAAGCTGACCATCGAGCTGAGCGGGCTCTTCGTGAACGCCGCCGACTTGAGGACCACCGAAAAGCAAAAAGGCAGGCTTCAGTCAATCGTCGGACGGATTATCCCGGACCTTCAGGTGGCGTCCTTCGCCGTCGCGACGCTGGCCGAATCCGCGTTCGTCGCGACCGCCGAGGTGAAATCAGCCAGGCCGCTGCCGGTCATTGACGGCGTGTATCGGTTGGTGCTGGCGCAGGATGATCCGCTCTGCGGCGAGTTGGGTCTGCCGCTGGCCTACGAGGAGCGCAAGCTGCCGGTGCGGCTGGCGGGTCCGTGTGCGGAAGAGATCGACCTGACAATCGAATGGCCTGAGAAATGGGCGGCGGATGCGATTCCGGCCGCGTTGGGCGCAGCGCTTAACACGTCCGACGCCGCTGTGTTTCAAAATGTCGAGGCGGGCCAGAACAAGCTGACGCTGACACGCGGCGTCCGCCTTTCCTCTCGCGATGTCGCGCTCGGCTCGGTTCGCGCTCCGTTGAACATGCTCCGCTCCGAGCGCTGCCGGACGCTGGTGCTCCGCCCGGAAGCGCGTAAGACGGAGTAGCCGTCGGTTGGCCTGCGGCCGCCTGGGCGAGCCAGCGAGCTTCTGAACATCTGGGTGGGACGGGCGTCAGGGTGGGA contains:
- the ptsI gene encoding Phosphoenolpyruvate-protein phosphotransferase gives rise to the protein MITKKGINASPGVAIGPALVFDTEEYRIPRRTIDASTVPQQVVLLDEALSASRQEVNELRQAAARKLGEQTALIFAFHETLIADPSLRARVVQSIEKNSYTAAYAYAEEMRQRQKELLAVRDAYLRDRVRDLYDIEKRVLRNILGRQREDITRLTEPVIIIANDITPSQAVSLDRQHVLGFAANVGGQTSHLAIIARQLGIPAVLALNDITADISGGDTIIVDGTHGIVVVKPDVETTQRYSVQQKEYERIELALEEIRYLPSMTQDNVPIALWANIEIAEEAGSAMNSGAEGVGLYRTEFMFLASKKPPTEEQQYETLRKAIQAVGGRPFVVRTIDLGADKMMDSMAATADHNPVLGLRSLRYCLTHLDMFKTHLRAILRASAEGDVRIMFPMISNLIELRQAKAALADAMEDLEEEGLPFRRDVPIGMMVETPSAALLASRFTEDVSFLSIGTNDLTQYTLAVDRANERVAHLYSPHNPAVLKLIRDVCRAGRRANVDVNLCGEMGGSPLYVQPLIGMGLRRLSMSAKDIPEIKKVIRSTTIERCRQIARKAMSFGTERQVLNFLKDAVRELDPGAAE
- the ptsH gene encoding Phosphocarrier protein HPr, whose translation is MAIEREIVVKNREGLHFRPIMQFVDTASRFTSRVAVRCNDREADGRSPMELLMLVATQATRVVILTDGPDEAAAAEALAKLFETGFGEA
- the fruA_3 gene encoding PTS system fructose-specific EIIABC component, with the translated sequence MKLLDLVRPEAIIAELESTNRNGVIRELVAILGSCGAIRDDWVDTVVKTIVTRERSRGTTAFGKGVAVPHAKVAGLSAVVVAVGRSSRGIDFAALDGEPVFGVFLILSPDEKPEEHLRAMDLVYRHLLQERFRKFLRQSDQPAKILDLLKEADESTASL
- the hpf gene encoding Ribosome hibernation promoting factor produces the protein MRVTVSGRHMGISDGLRDFCREKAEKLSRFYDRVQAVDVVLDGHQGTHSAEMIVHADGTMPFVASEEHADVYAAVDLVIDKIERQISRHKERLRNRKHPPQADERGGES
- a CDS encoding Transglutaminase-like superfamily protein, with translation MQTLPVRRALFPLAALVILALAAVARADDDIKSGIAAAGDAKKHDSDVVIVLDETHVTVRPNGIGEARTRRVAKVLRDRGARGEAVQRFEFDPKTNELTLNAARVYRADGKVEELAVHDAVEQPAADRTIFWGSRQRLLSVGRLEVGDAIETIVTKTGFNVAYLEEGNGEQGTGNSDAATALEPPMPGHWYDEVTWSAGVPIVEKRYVVRMPKDKRLQYEIYNGSLRVAVALDGEHMVYTFEKRDIPAWKGEPKSTARSDIDTKLVLATLPDWESKSRWFHEKNEAGFAVDDAIRAKVAEIIKSCKSDEEKYTALNHWVAENIRYIGTSRGACEGYTTHPAIETFHDRGGVCKDKAGLLVAMLRVAGFDSYIVMTQAGSAVAPVPADQFNHAVTSIRNTDGSFTMLDPTWMPKSRDNWSTAESLQNIVYGTPEGIGLSITPASGPEQNVVKYESSCAALPDGRLEGRVRLTATGTPETQLRRRLAGRVPDERRQVIEEGFTRLAASVRLANLRVMDPVDFSRPFELESEFTADGYVVGGGAKAYLKLPMMQRVLADVLCGDWEGTTTLEQRKQPLRMRATRRLEIRETVKLPEGWKAIELPKARTLDGPSASLAFTIERTNGSIEYRCDVDVKKHIVPPAEYANFREVMQALDEIAGRAVVCEREVASAQR